The genomic region CTGGGCCCTTCCCCAGCTGAGACTTGGGGCCTTTTGGtcactcaggagctgggctggggctccagaggtggctgtggagcattgcctgtgctgtgccagggcctggcagacactgctgggctgggatagaggctctggggggattggggttccagggcagggcagtgctggggttccagggcagggcaaggctggacctgccccttcctcccccacATATGAAATCTTTCCAGCCAACAATCTCCTCCAGTCTGTCACAACAGGCAGTgttggaggtggaaccccaattcTGGCCACAGGCACCTGGacaagaaggacagttcttttccataggaaggaaagcccagagccccagtgttctGAAGGGAGGTGAGAGCCTCACtgggccaaggccagccagaatTGTCAgtaattgcagatttttctgggaccagcctttggatatagggaattttggaggtagaaCCCCAGTCTCAGCCATGGGCACTAGGAGAAGCTGGAAAGTTctttcccataggaaggaaagcacggagccttccccagtgttttggGGACAGATGAGAGGTCACCCTCATGAAACCATTGCCAGCCAGACTTCTCATGGCAATATTCCTATGGGAACAATCCCtggataaaaggaaatttggaggtGAAATCTGAATTCTGGCCATGTGAGCCTGGAGAAGAatgagagttcttttccatagcaaggaaagcacagagccccagtgctccagcagctgaggagaggCGGCCCTTGGAATTCcaacatcagccagacctgtcagtggcccctggcaggccaagccagccagacctggtCCATGTTCCCTCGCTTCCATGGGGTCCCATggtgtcccaatggtcccttgcttccaggaggccctaaggtgtcacaatgcccccttgctgacaccaggccctgcagggtcccaatggtctccatggttccatcaggccccacagagtcataatggtctctgggtccctgaagccccgcggtgtcaccatggccccttggttccatgggctccagtggtgccacaatgatccccttggttccatgaggtgcccacagtgtcacagggatctccatgggaaggaaagaaccgaaacccagtgtggcagggggcagccagacttgatggtactggcagattttggctgggagcaacccttggatgtagggaattttagaggtggaaccccaatttcagccatttctgtgtagataagaaggttcttttccataggacGGAAAGCACAGACCTtgtgtttcaaaacagaagaggagagaggtggctcctgagaggctgaaccaaccagacctgtttgtcctggcagcttttatcatatggaatttgggaggaggaatttcaattttgaccatggaccccttgagaagaaagaaggttcGCTTCCATTTGAAGgaaggcacagagccccagtgtttctagggcaggtgagaggcagctcccaagaggccaagggcagccagacctgtctgtcctggcagctttcacttgggagcaatccttggatgtacagagttttggaggtggaatcccagttttggccacgGGTGCCTGGTCAGGATGGAAGGTTTTTCCctatagaaatgaaaaacacaaaatccaagtgttctggaagaagatgagaggtggccacacttaggccaagccagccaggcCTGTCTCTCCTGATACTTTTCATCTAGGGgctatccttggacacaggatattttggaggtggaatctcaattttggctgtgggttcctggataggaagaattatttacattaggaagaaaagaacagagccccggtgtttcagaggcacatgaatgccagccctcaggaagccaaggccagccagacttgtcagtcctggcagcttctgtctgggagctatccttggatatagggaaatCTGGGGGCAGATCTcgagttttggccatgggtgcctggtcaagaaggatgttttttccccataagaaagaaaagcacatggttccagtgtttgaaaggcagatgagaggtggtcCCGAGTGGCCAAGCCTGCCAgagctgtctctcctggcagatttaatctggaaacaatctttgcagttaagaaaatttgcagaaggaatcccacttttggccataggcccctggaggagaaggacagttctctcccatgggaaggaaagctcagagccccagggcttcaggggagatgagaagcagcccttgacatgccaaggtcagccagacctgtcaggtggtccccaggaggcccagccagccagacctgttccatgttcccttggttccatgggaccccacagtgtcacaatggtctccttggttccatcaggccctggagtgtcacaatgttccctttgcttctgcagtgccacaatggccccgtgcttccatgagcccttgcaatgtcacaatggcttcgtggttccacaaagccctgatgtgtcacaatggcccctgggctccgtgtgccctcgctgtgtcacagcggctcctctgtgacactgcggctgcacaaggtcaccgtggacccttggttccttggggtctctgagtttcacattggtctccttgattccatgaggcagcacagtgtcacaccggccccttggttccatgaggatctgcagggtcacacaggtttgtggcatttgtccttgcttcccctcacatccccctgccccacaaacagccccgagccacccatgagggacaggccctgctgtgccaggctgggctcagggcttggcctttctgcttcccccagccagcccaggccttgctcagcattgcagttcccTGATCTGAGCCTTTggctccctgcaatcctggcctcaaggatctgctctcaccagtccctggggagcctttggcagtTCCTGCCCTCAGTGGGGCCCAGTGATGCTCCAAGGGACttggagttttgctcctgacttcttgagcagcttcttcacccttctctcagtgcctgagggttctggacttcaccccaaatcctccatggggatcattaaagaaaaggaagccctTAGGGGCGCTTTGTCTTCATTCAATCGTCTGCAAGTCTCCAGGGCTTGTGCACCTGATTGGAGTCAGTTTGGAGTTCTTGTAAGGAGGAGGATTTCCAAGTGCACctcatgacattttttcttcaatcaaatgtgtatttttttattttccagttcagagaagagctgatagaagcattccCCAGGTGATCTTGACACTGAAGTTCTCCTTAGGAGGTCTGGGCATGTACAAGAATGAGCCCACTGAGGGCTGACCCTGTTtggacaagctgctcctcacccccagctTCACCATGTCTGACATCAcccacctggcactgacatccctgtgccctgcagcagaaccttgtccctgagctctgcagctccatgtcccatcCCATTGCACCGTgtcccacctgctctcctcagggctctgcctgcacacaggcccaggagaagttttcctcttgggaaggagagaatggaaaagcctgagcaggtttcctgaataacaaaccccactcaggagccacctgctcagtacaggctgcctggaatggtgtcacctTTCTACAGGTGACAGTGTGACcagaaatgatctctggaagcagaattctctgagtctcccagttgaattctctgtcccactcctttccctggatctctgtttcagatggaagctgctggtgccatcctcacctttaacctcattctggaatgcaaacaggtgttcccaggtgtgttaagCAGGATTTGTTCAATGTTTCTATAAATATCTTGTGTTCCCCATGGAAGGAAGGGgccattttggcactgagggggtgaCGTGGAAGCAAGGACtcaattgtgaccctggggtcccacgtaaccaaggggccatggtgacacagcagggccacgtggatccagtggtccattgtgacactgtggatccaaggagaccatggagacacccccagaacctcatggaaccaaggagtccatggtgacccagcggggctgcatggagccaatggtccatggtgacactgcccatccaaggaggccatttggacactgcggaagctcatggagcgaggtggccattgtgacactgaagaacttcatgacaccaaatatccatggggacacagcagggcatcatggaacccaggaacggctgttggcagtgcggaaactcctggaaccaggggctgttgtggcactgcagcaccaacacagctgctgcaccttgtcccctgccctgcacagctccttgggaggcacggcaggagcagcaccctgggagcctcgggaatgcccctctgggatccatgacacacactcccaggggctggaattccagttcccagccaggaaaagatgtccctgcccttgaaggcaaagctcttatgtaagagccaaaagccaaatggagcAAGATCCTACAGTGACaattcactgccagccttcataacttcacccatggttgtcgtagctcatggattgggaattaaatcagggcagggtctttggtgggagctgccctgggtcaagggagacacagagagagaaacagagcaggcaaaggaaggcaggagagaaaggaggtgttttggtttggaatgacaggtgtctgctaaggaaggcaggagcctctcctgaaatggaaaaatgtaaactctctttctgaattgttataaatttgaaattaaggggggctctcaggtaaaaatatgggaccaggaataacagctttttattaggaaagaaaatgaaaatatgaacaattcagtgaacaaaaacaacactgacggagtcagaatacaacctgacactctgttggacagggtgttggccacagtccaattggaattgtggctgcagtcctcctgcagtgtcaggtgtggttctgttggagcaatgatactgtagaaaagggtgtcttcttctgaagaggaagaggcagctgttcctctgagaaatccagcccagaaaaagctttgttggtgggccagaatctcaagactagatgggcggagcatctcacagtgggatgttacagttcttatcagtcatgcagtgacattcaatagcccattatcagcagatgtctcccctgagggaggattgattgtggaagagataaggaaaaactgcccacttaacacaggacaactgccatacagatggcaaatagaacacatcttgcttttcagtctgggacaggaggtcacaaacaaaatcagctgagaaggcggcactctgaaaagcaaaccagaactgacagaaaatgaatggaacagaaatcaataattctggaagttttatttactatcaaaataaatcacacccacccagccccacacaatcttaatcccacaacctcaaatttggatctCACTTCTCCCGATCTCCTTCCAACACCATCTCACCCTagaggctgtggaattgagtaatttttgcatgggactgaggtgggaaccagccattttgaggtgggattgagcaaTTTTGGGGTAAGATTGTGGGGTTTCCAGTGGGATTGaataattttgaggtgacagagaaatccaccttggcttttggagtgcaaacATATGGAGAATACTGCCAGATatcccccaagaacccacaaatcctccagaatacGTTCCCAAACCATAAATCCCACATCAGATACCTCAAATGGtgggacttttgacatctctgatcaatactctttttagtcattttttcaggtgtttttaagtgataaagacaaatcagaagaaaattagggccaaaccaaaaccagagatcccttgagcatcccctgggcacaagacaaaacaaactcagcagaaattaaacttaaccctacataaaatgccttgaggaagatttgctcttcccacaagtcacttgtgatggaaacacaaacaaatcccaaacattaataaaccagcagcagaagcaattCTGTAGCAATTCCAAATTCCAtcacttccagcacagctctacctcagatgctggcaggttccaaaaaagaaacatggaaatttggcccaatacagatgattaaaaggaagggaaagctctgtggagctgtcacaaaggtgacgggaacgaagaaaataatgattctcatatttggaaaagcccCCAAGCCTGTGAATTCACTAATTATTCAGGAGTTTAGGTACTTGAgctgggcttcttgtaggactttAGTAGCCTTGTGTTCCTCACCTTGGGGTGACTGATCCTGGTCAGTTTCACTGGTATGATTTgctcccttttctccagtgaCTTTAACgaacttttcagggaaggacaggaatatattttctttacactggccacccacaacagccattttcctcgtaagttctcccaaaagttgctcagaggaagctgcatccaagtttccaagagttcctacagaaagaggcagaacctcctcagaggagggaaccaggctgttgtcaaaaaggcacttggggtcagacagcagtgccctgaactcactgtgcaaaataatgttgcaatctggttaataaaattgttagagaaaTGCCTCTGCCCCAATTAAGGTGCTACCAAGACCAAATCCaaggtggattttattgaacagtaaatgtgaggtagagagagagatggaaagaaagaaaaaaggggggagagcaagggagtgacagggacagagatctcccctgggacagggcaagtgtgacattgtcccctgtgtgcgtgtccttcccagggtgggggttttacacctgagccagtttgggtaaggggggtggtattcaccccccaccccgagcagggattgcctcactgtttcaggttacagtgtcagatgtaaccaaaagtgttttcagtcaccatcttcataaactgttatcaacaggtggggcagtgttctttatctcttccatggctcagccctgataacgccctccaggggccatcttctgttaatgggccattgagtgtcactgcagggctgataaaattacatcatcccattgtgggatgctccgcccagggggaggaaccaagcattcctacctggatataatctcacccttgcaacacccCGACTACCTTAcctactggattcccagaggacaagagctccataaccaccactggaccttcagaggaagaccagacccttctacaggatcaccactttgacagaatcacgttcatcactccagccggactgcagccaccatttcatcagactgctaccaccaccctgaccatcggggtgtcaggttatatcctgactctgtccgattaagccagtgtttctgtattgtcggaactcaaaatgtccctcagacatttttagaggttccaggccttggtcagaagcattttagaccctggcaaacagcagaaaacagctgtgattttgagtttgaaccatggaatgaattaccaactttaaaggtggaacaagcagtcacagagggttagatgatatagtaaaagtagtcacaaattagagggtaaaattttttagtattgtacaggggggttttaacacatgtacaggggggttttactttgtacaggggggtcaggagttctaagatggaggaaagtgggcctgaacctgttcttcctccttcttcttccttacctccatgttcttggtgatgttggcatttttctattggtttaggctagggacacactgttcaacgtagatgatagatattggcacattattgtaaatatagtacacgtaattttttgtatataatgtttgtaccatcccactgaagagcagagccccacacgctgccctgcaggacagacctgcggcagggcagcagaacttgttatagataagcaaaaataaacaaccttgaaaccagcacagacgaactatggcttcttctttggcaacggggcagaaagacagagactttctacaatctcggaatcaccaatacccacagattccgacaattggCGTCCCTGGGTGGGCATCagcaagaacaagaagaaacagcaaacaacctccaaccttcatcagcagagaaaaacaaaaaaataaagaaaggaagaggaacagagcacaaatgctctcggcagattccgggaggagagggagaggaaagctcaagataagaacctgaccttcaccaagacagctcgtctggaggacagccaggaggaggaaaaccagaagcgcgcctgggatttctcgcctgtgacctgctggacgatgaacagtgccatctccggactgacctcgtggtgactcagcttttggtgagaatggttgaaattaagaacatgggaagggatgctcccaaggacagacaaaaaaaaaattttcagccctacagggcaagacttttacccatctggtagagatagcctcaaatgagatgaaagctttgttattgtgggtgcagtatactcacccgcacacagatgtacatcttttgtttgagttaaattttcgtaagggatcaataagcaactgtattaccgagccacaggaaaaagaaaaaaaaaaagagagataagactgccgcaaaagcttttgccttcagcaaggacaataagagtcattttcacaacgcggcattttagactgaacagctaaggctcctatgggagcacaaggaggaagatggcccagccagcagcttcgggcaattttcctcaccaggggaagcaaattGCCTCCCGAAGAGGATCAGGGGGGGTGGTTTTTCatcatgtcctgtgtccccgggttcacactgttcctcaagactcctcaaatctcaatttctaagctcctcagctgcagaaaatccccagacagtgagacaagctaggcacagacgcagccctcggtgggggaagggactggccaCTGTCCGAGTCCAAACCCAcagtgggggggcagcggcgccggcggctcctggggggaggggcagacatgagtgcagagcggagggaaaagtgagagagaggagagaactctcgcagctgcgcgggtggggagttcaaaacagcccgcggtgcaggcgaggggggggggcagtgggaaccagcggacgcaggaggcggcgggagcgcggtgCGGTGGTCAGACGCCCAGAGTGCCCGGTGATGCGTTCCATGACGGGAATCCGTGAGAGTGCGAAAGCACCGTCCGGCAGGTGCCGGGGAATAGCTCCCAATTCGCAGCAGCGGCGCTGGCCAGGCGGGCGGCTGGACGGAGAGCGGGACTCTCCTGTCGCCGCGGcgatggcagcgcgcatgcgcgagacggTAGAGCAAAACCCGGAAGTCGGAGCGGAGATCTCTTGCATTTCGAACGCACGGGCGCGGGCAcagacggcgtcgggggcggcggtggccgccagccagccgtccgcagactgcgcggtgaccgcggggggagacccgagcggcgcggggccgggcgggaagcggcgcggggctgcacagcgcggaacgcggcggcgcgcgctgatgacgtcagcagagcgccgaatcgcgctgggctccagcagcggCTCGGGGACGGCGCGGGCCGACCCAGAGCGAAAACCGAGGCAgcgccaggcctgacagagagaatggggggggacGTTCCCGAGGGacggccgcgcggagccggtgcAGGCGGGCGCGTTCGGTGCGggagttccttcccttgttcccatggcgacacagacagagagggtgaatcaaggctgcgcatgcgtttgcgagagttaaagtgaacgcggaagtggctgacagcgggtgtgagcagggagggagagcaagagagaggggcgcagccatcctaacgcaggcagaagcggggCTGCACCAGAAgcgctcccagtgctctcatgccgcggcaaacaaaaaatcacaacagcaaACAatcttttacaagcagcaaatatcctgcagcaatgctgaggatgagactcccaattttcaccctgaaataaaattccatcagtcgctttttgaaaaccagccaacacaaggcctttttcaaatctccccaatgtttctaaacaccaaccccagattttttcagttaggtcacaaaattgatcgagcagacacgcccagccggtgtgatgataagtaataaTTGTGGAACACATTGTGAAAAggagatatcataatgaaaattgaaatagagaattaaatagcatgaaatgttagtaatttattatattaaggtttaagttaggttgtattttaacgttttattaatgatagaattgatttttatatagttggtttgcgtttaagttaagtattatttaattagagtatatcactttaagtttattttaggtttgagccctgaagaagttaagtttacaaaggtttaattgataatggatttatatattgttaatttgatacatatggatttcgtaaagttaatataatttagggattctttattaagattgttatatattgagtttaagtactatttaattcaaaaattattttaagtttttcaaaggtcaagtttattcAGCAGCaaggtttagttgtttttctttaaggatgagaaggttttgactgaaacagtttacaaagtaataatgaacattgatttaaggagaagttattggatttattggattcttggttttgttttagtattttctgttttattataagtttatcagtatataagagttgtaaaagaatttattttgagttttctgagattgatttcattgtttaaaaatcagttttatagtctgttatttctttgtatagtgatacaaaaggcatttgttttcaaatcctttatttttaactatttaagtgttctataaacgttattgttaagaaatttcatcatgttatcaggtgaagatttgtgcttcgttttttcatagtgaattctcgtatgttttattattgtttatgtaatcttatccaggttacatgccagttctgaagtctcattttggattttaactgtattgtgcatttttctaggtgaacttcctgattcgtttttatatctcttgtgagtggaatcattgcatttctatttttcatcattctcaaatgtttttcagaaaatctcagagagaggtgcctgaaacattctgacaacctcttgccattgttaatcttacgatttctcCAATTGgcatctttttccttcaaaagagtttcaagaaaaatgaatctttgtgtcatttgaccagtttatcggtttgaacttcaagtgtttattttataagaaaatgttataataggttgttatgttttaagtattatatatgtattgttagtgtaagttttgttttatataatatgttaagggacatctctccagtttaaagtttgggtcctggccagaccctgattttaacttggacagatgagt from Taeniopygia guttata chromosome 36, bTaeGut7.mat, whole genome shotgun sequence harbors:
- the LOC140681492 gene encoding uncharacterized protein, which encodes MGTREGTPAPNAPACTGSARPSLGNVPPHSLCQAWRCLGFRSGSARAVPEPLLEPSAIRRSADVISARRRVPRCAAPRRFPPGPAPLGSPPAVTAQSADGWLAATAAPDAVCARARAFEMQEISAPTSGFCSTVSRMRAAIAAATGESRSPSSRPPGQRRCCELGAIPRHLPDGAFALSRIPVMERITGHSGRLTTAPRSRRLLRPLVPTAPPPRLHRGLF